From one Halosimplex rubrum genomic stretch:
- a CDS encoding ABC transporter ATP-binding protein, with the protein MSDETSRPTRRPDRDDGSDRPLAVDTEGLALTYADGTEAVEDVTLSVPSGECFGFLGANGAGKTTTIKVLSTLLEPTTGRVRVVGRDVTAERANVRASIGYMAQETSVDEELTARENLAFACDAYGVPTDERTDRIAELLDLVDLADVADTPAGNFSGGMKKRLDAATALVHDPELVFLDEPTTGLDPTARERLWAYFRRINDRGTTVFLTTQYLEEADRLCDRVAVVRDGRIVADDSPERLKRRVGGETVALEIDGGPDAVESAAAVVRESAALDAAATGDAGRPSDAGPTVETTDDAVRVTARDASDLGPDLLLALRDAGVAVTGFAVAEPTLDDVFFAVADESVDDLSERETGRFDRDRGTGQSGDDGPEPTASTGVDA; encoded by the coding sequence ATGTCCGACGAGACATCGCGACCGACGCGGCGACCGGACCGAGACGACGGCAGCGACCGCCCGCTCGCCGTCGATACCGAGGGACTGGCGCTCACCTACGCCGACGGGACCGAGGCGGTCGAGGACGTGACGCTGTCGGTCCCTTCGGGGGAGTGTTTCGGCTTCCTCGGGGCCAACGGCGCGGGGAAGACGACGACGATCAAGGTGCTCTCGACGCTGCTCGAACCGACCACCGGGCGCGTCCGGGTCGTCGGCCGCGACGTGACGGCCGAGCGCGCGAACGTCCGAGCGTCGATCGGCTACATGGCCCAGGAGACCAGCGTCGACGAGGAGCTCACCGCCCGCGAGAACCTCGCGTTCGCCTGCGACGCCTACGGCGTCCCGACGGACGAGCGGACCGACCGCATCGCGGAGCTGCTGGACCTGGTCGACCTGGCCGACGTGGCCGACACGCCCGCCGGGAACTTCTCCGGCGGGATGAAAAAACGGCTGGACGCGGCGACGGCGCTGGTCCACGACCCCGAACTCGTCTTCCTCGACGAGCCGACGACCGGGCTGGACCCGACGGCCCGCGAGCGTCTGTGGGCGTACTTCCGGCGGATCAACGACCGGGGGACGACCGTCTTCCTCACCACGCAGTACCTCGAAGAGGCCGACCGGCTCTGCGACCGGGTCGCGGTCGTCCGGGACGGCCGCATCGTCGCCGACGACTCGCCCGAGCGGCTCAAGCGCCGCGTCGGCGGCGAGACGGTCGCGCTGGAGATCGATGGTGGCCCCGACGCCGTCGAGTCGGCCGCGGCGGTCGTCCGCGAGTCGGCAGCGCTCGACGCCGCTGCGACCGGCGACGCGGGGCGGCCGTCCGACGCCGGACCGACAGTCGAGACGACCGACGACGCCGTCCGCGTCACGGCACGGGACGCCAGCGACCTGGGGCCGGACCTGCTGCTCGCGCTCCGCGACGCCGGCGTCGCCGTGACGGGCTTCGCCGTCGCGGAGCCGACGCTGGACGACGTGTTCTTCGCCGTCGCCGACGAGTCGGTCGACGACCTCTCGGAGCGCGAGACGGGACGATTCGACCGCGATCGCGGGACGGGCCAGTCCGGCGACGACG
- a CDS encoding helix-turn-helix domain-containing protein, with protein MKHVRVTASVDGSRAPPLFDRLANAAAVDRARVIDWNLVADEAMILLAVDGDPAPLVDAALDTSGVERCETTGQGAGGAGDDADGAAPRVLLRVERSAVPIFGCLAGALESGGLIVRTPVVFREGAIHATIVGDPGPLQTAFERRGDDIDVRIDEISSTPAASESADGSLSDRQREALVVATELGYYEHPREATHADVAAVLGCSAQTAGEHLRRAEAKLADAALDEVGPAV; from the coding sequence GTGAAACACGTCCGCGTCACCGCAAGCGTTGACGGCTCGCGGGCGCCGCCGCTGTTCGACCGGCTGGCGAACGCGGCCGCCGTCGACCGCGCCCGCGTGATCGACTGGAACCTCGTCGCCGACGAGGCGATGATCCTCCTCGCCGTGGACGGTGACCCCGCGCCCCTGGTCGACGCCGCCCTCGACACCTCCGGGGTCGAGCGCTGTGAGACGACCGGCCAGGGAGCCGGTGGAGCCGGCGACGACGCCGACGGCGCGGCCCCTCGCGTCCTCCTCCGCGTCGAACGGTCGGCGGTCCCGATCTTCGGGTGCCTCGCCGGCGCGCTCGAATCGGGCGGGCTGATCGTTCGGACGCCCGTGGTGTTCCGTGAGGGGGCGATCCACGCGACTATCGTCGGCGACCCCGGGCCGCTCCAGACCGCCTTCGAGCGCCGGGGCGACGATATCGACGTCCGGATCGACGAGATCTCCTCGACGCCGGCCGCGAGCGAGTCCGCCGACGGGTCGCTGAGCGACCGCCAGCGCGAGGCGCTGGTCGTCGCGACGGAGCTGGGCTACTACGAGCACCCGCGGGAGGCGACACACGCCGACGTGGCCGCCGTGCTGGGCTGTTCGGCCCAGACCGCCGGCGAACACCTCCGGAGGGCGGAGGCGAAGCTCGCCGACGCCGCCCTCGACGAGGTCGGTCCGGCGGTCTGA